Genomic segment of Lemur catta isolate mLemCat1 chromosome 2, mLemCat1.pri, whole genome shotgun sequence:
GGCTGGGCCTCAGGCCAGGCCTGCTCACACCTGGCTGCTCTGCTCTGGGCCCAAGCCAGGTTTCACCTCCTTCAGGTGAGAACAAAAGGGCAGACTGAGTGGGAGGGGTGAGCAGGGAAGCCCAGGAAGGAGTGGCCTGCCCCAGGCTCTATCTTGGGAGCTGGTTGAACTGGTTTGGGATCATGTGACAGCAAAAAGGAGGCCTTGGCTCTCAGCAGGCCTTACATCTATCtaccctcccacacacacactcacacacacacagtgtgcaGCAGCCCCTGTACCCACCTGTGATGGGTGGTTTCTTATACTGGGCACTTTTAAGGTGTTCCTCTACCAGCTTGGGTGTGACACAGATCACATGCTGGCCTTTCCAGTACTTGACCATGTTGAGGGATTGTAGGGTACTGATGATGTCATTCTGGGTGATACTGGTCATCTGGCTGCAGAAAGAGATTAAGGCAGATGCTGGAGAGAATTCCCTTGTAGGGTCTGGTTGGGACAGCAAAAGGGGACAAGGAGACAAGATCATGGCCAATCTAAAGACAGCCTTTTCCTTGAGGGTTCCAGGATGACTCCCTCACAAGGTCTTTGATGGACAGCTTGCCCTGGACATGGATGGGGAGGAGGGCCCTCACCTAAGGTCCTTGATGGACAGCGTGCCCCGGAAGTCCCGCAGGATCTCCAGCAGGACCCACGACCAATAGCTGCGGTAGCTGAGTTTGCCCAGGTCAGACAGCGGCTTCTCTGGGGAGCCTACTGTGCTCTCTAGCTTGGAGAGCTCATAACCTGGCAGTGGTAGAAAGAGGATCTCAGGACCCAGCCCACCCTGGTACCCCTGCCACCACAGTTGTCCCCTTCCCAGACAGGCCAGGAGCCACTCACTGAAAGCAATGAGAAACTTTCCATAGCCACGGCGCTGGTAGGGGGGCAGGGTGAGGATGCAGGCCACGTTGTTTCCATCTGGAGACTCCTTCTCCTATGGGGGGTGGCTGCTCAGGACCTCTGGGGAGCCTCAGCCCCTATTCCAGTACCCTCCCTACCCTCCCCCAACCTGAGCTTCTGACCCAGCACCTTAGAAAAGTAGCCGACAATGTGGGCCCCTTGCCTGTCCACCTCAGTCAAAATGTAAAAGACGAAGGGCTCCACGTCAAAGTACAAGGTCTTGTGGTCCAGGAAGAGCTTGGCCAGCAGACACAGGTTCTGACAGTAAATCTGAGGGGCAAAGGAGGTGGGAACAGGCTCAGGGAGCAAGTACAGCCCCTGCAACTCCCGCACCCAGCCCGGGCATGAGCTGCCACCCTGCTCTGCAAGTGCCAGGCTCTGAAGAGCAGCCAGTGCCAGGCCAGTAGGAAGAGGGCTCCTCACCAGGCCAGTCGTATTTAGAACAGGAAGaagtccatttctttcttttttttttttttttttgagacagagtctcactttgttgcccgggctagagtgagtgccgtggcgtcagcctagctcacagcaacctcaaactcctgggcttaagcgatcctactgcctcagcctcccgagtagctgggactacaggcatgcgccaccatgcccggctaattttttctatatatatttttggttgtccagataatttatttctatttttagtagagacggggtctcgctcaggctggtctcaaactcctgacctcgagcgatccacccgccttggcctcccagagggctgggattacaggcgtgagccaccgcgcccggccaagaagtCCATTTCTGATAGGCAGGGAAACGGAAAATCAGAGAGCCTGTAGCACCCTAGGAGGTAACGGCAGAGCAGGACTGGCCGTGGCTACCACTGCTGAGTGCCAAATACAAGCCAGATGCTTTCCACAGATCATCTGTTCGATCTTCACAGACACTGACTCTTAAGTTTCAGCCCAGGAAATGGAGGCTCTGAGGAGATACGAGGCTTGCCCCAGGTCCCAAGGCTGGCGAGTGCCAGCCAGGAATTCTAACTGGTGTATGAGTTCTGTCTTCTTCGAAGCTGtgtcccccagcacctggcacaaggTGACACACGAAGCTGAGTGCTTGGTAAAGGTCTGCCTGCCGGCTTGGCCACACCCCTCCGCTGGGCCTCACCAGTCTCCCGGCCACAGACACAGAGACCCACCCAGACCGGCACCAGGAGACGATGAAACCCTGAGTTTGGCTTCATGACAGATTAAGGGGCTCTCTGGTTTCTGACACCCTTTGACATCCACTCTTTCATTTGACCTGGCAATCGTGTCAGCCCAGCACTGGCAGTTCTGTTTCACttaggaggaaactgaagctctggGAGAGGAAGCGCTTGTCTGAGGCCGCAAGCTGACAGAGGGGAGAGGCTAGGCAACAGCCCACCTCTCCAGCAGCAGCCCTTTCTGCCGCTCCCCCTGCTCACGCTCAGGAAGGCAGAGCAGCAGGCAAGGGCTGGGCTGAGTGAGTGTTCACCAAGGGCAAGGCTAGCTGAGCCCCAGCAGGTCACCAATAATAACAAAGGCCCATGTTTACTCAGCACCTACTAGATGCCAGCTAAGTACCTGACATTTGCCATCTCATTTGTTCCACTAACAACCCGATTAGGTAAATATTATGACTCCTGTCATATGGACAAGGAAACAGCAATGAACAACATTAAGTAATTTGTGCGTGGTCAGTGGGGAAGTGACAAGGCAACTGGAAGCCGGGAGCCACTGTAAGGCCTGCCCTTGTCTTACATGATATTGCCGTTCCACAGAGGGACACTTGGTGAGATCTTCCCAGACTGACCAAGCAAAGGTCAAGTTCTCAACAGTGGCAAAGCAggccccaaaggccccaccctgCCTCACTGAAGTCATTCTGCCAGGAACAAGGAACTCAGCCCTCCTAAGCCACAGAGCTCTCCGGCAGGAAATCTCACACAAAGCAGTCCCCTCCCAGGCAAAAACACCTTTCCttgaaagggaaggagaaagctCTTTTAAGAGCAGCCTCAGGCAAGACAATCTCCACTGTGGGTTCCAGAACTACCCAAGTTTGAACTGACCCCATCAGAAGAAAAGTTCTCAGGGACAGAATGGAAACTGGCCTGAGGCTGACACTACAGAGCAATGGGTTTACCATGTACTGACCACAGGCCAAGTGCCAGGCTACGCAAGACCTCACAGGCCTTTTTCTCATAGGGGCTCACCCTAAGGCTGGCCTTCCCCTTCCAGGAGGTACCCGgcactcccccacccctgcccacagccccctGGCCGCCAGCTCACCTTGTGGTCTTTGCCGTCCACTTCGTACACAGAGATGTTGCTCTTGCGATAAATTTCCTTCCCGGGGGGCTGCCGCCACTGACACTGGCCCTGGCGGGTATAGTGTCGGGGGACAGAGGCTTGAGACCCCGAGGTTCTCTGCCTggtgcctccccaccccaccatggTGTGGCTTAGAGCaagtctctgcctctgtttcccctaCTCAACATTTCAACCTACACTGAGTAATCTCCCAGCAATCTTAAGAGAAAGATCTTATTTTACCAAGGTACAGAGAGGCTGAGCAACTTGCTCAATTATCACACAGCAAGATGGTTTCAGGTCTACGTCGGCCTGGCCCTAGAGGGCATTCCTCCACGACACTGGCTTTCCTAAACCGCGTATGTCTGCTTCAGATTACACGCTTTGGGAAACAGCCCACTGTGGTAGTGAGGACAGCGCTCCATTCCCGGCAGCCCCAGTGTGCCAATTCTTCCCATCTGTCCACACCTTCAGGTCCCATTGCTCAGGGACTCtgtttgcttcctctcttgcactgaggagcctggccctggggtggcCTGGGTAAGCATGTGATAAGGGGCGCGGGACCTGAGGGGGTGGTAAGGGCAGAGGTTACTGCCCCTATTCCAGAGAAGAGTAAACTGAGGTCTGGAGGGGAGCGGCAAGTTGGCCAAGGTCACTCTGCCAGCCAATGACAAAGCCAGGCCTGGAATCCAGGTCTCTTGACCCTTGGCCAGCTCTTCCTTGCACTCAACTCCTCTGGACCCGTCTCTCTTCCCTGGTGCTGCTGGCTCCGCTGCCCTCAGCCTTGACGCCTGCCTCTCTCACCAGGCCCAGCCCACTCACCAAATGGAAGCGGTAGCTCTTCTCATATTTCATGTACTTGAGACAGTACTCGCAGAGCCAGAGCTTGGGCTGTTTCCCGTAGTCTTCAGGAAATGGTGAGAAGTACCAGGCATCAATTTCGTAGTTCCCGATGTGGATTTTGTCCACATACTTCACTTTGGTGATCTGCAGGTAGAGGGGTAGTGGGTACAGTGCATGGTTGAgtgaggggaaagaaggaaggaagggggagggagcaCCTCTAGTCAGGCCCCTGACCCTGCTTACCGCCTCATGTTCCTTCTCCAGGGCTGCTGTTGTGGGATCCATCTCCGCGTAAGTCTGGGAAAGATGTGGACAGGGGTGAATAGAAGTGATCAGGCCATCCGTCCCCTGTCCCAGAACCCACAATGCTTCCCTGCTGTCTCCCAGACCTCATCCCCTGAATGACAAAAACCACATAAACAGCTAACTTCTTTTACTTGCTTCTGAAGCTGGCTGATCCAAGCTCCTCTCCCAGCTGCCCACCCATCTGTATATCCCAGACATCCTGATGCCCAAATTTGGACGTTTTGCCAGATGAACAGGGCTAGGATCAGGTTCCAGTCCTTGGATTGATAAAAGCTTCAGCTGTACAATGGGGCAAGCCAGCTCTGCCAAAGTTGTGAGACTCAGATGAAATAATGGATCTTGTCTTCCAGGCCCATTAACTCCCCAATGTACCTGGGTATTTCCTGAACGCCAGATCCAGGTAGCTACCTGCCCATGGGACTGCTCCCAGAGGTCCTTCCCCCAGGAACATCAGACTCTAGATGTCCAGAAAATCTCAACCTTCCTCCCTACAAACCTCTGTTCCTCCTCCTGGGTAGCCCATCTCACTAGGAACATCACCGTTGGTCTAACTGCCCAAGATCAATAGCTGGGCCTGCCCTTAAGactcctccccctctctcagcCTGGCATTCCATCAGTGGCCAAGTCCTAATACAGTGGATGTCAACTCTACTTCCTTAACATCTCTGGAATTGGTCCTTCTCTGGAATTCTCCTCTCTCACTCCAAATAGTCACTGCCCCATCTCAGGTCTGGACAATTGACTTGGCCTCCTTAGATTCCCtgcctccagtctctgcctcctcaAACTCACTCTGCTATCAACATCCCTTTTTTCCTGGCCTTTATGGCTTTGTCCAAATAGTTCCTTCCACCTTGAGAATGCCCTTCCTTCTCTTACTGCCACCAGAAAATGCTTActcagcctggcacagagcacgAGTCAGGTGAGTCCATGACAGAGCACGGCTTTGTGAGCTATcatgtgtctttatttttgttgtgctcTTTCCTGTTCTTCAAGGCCCAACATTCTTCCCAGCCCCTCCAGGAGGCCTATCTAGATTCTTCCTGTCCAGAAAACACTCCTTCCTTTCCAAGTCAGGAGACAAGTGGTCAACAATTACAACTATTCCCACCTGGTTTCCCCTATTTTCCAAGTCCACGGAAAGCTGAGTCTAAAAGCCACGTCACACTCACAGCACATCCTATTCCTAGGCCAGACTCTGTGGGAGGAACCACGTACGGCCTGACAAGAGGAGGGACCCAAGGCCTATGATCTACACCAGAGTAGCACTGTGGCCTTGCCCTGTAGCTGAGAAGGGAGAAGCAGCCAGGCTTTAACCTAGAACCCTGCTCCACAAAGCACTTTGCCTATGTGGCCTCATTTAACCCTTTCAGTAACCCTTAGATAGAGTGttcttatttcaattttacaGAATAGTAAGCAACAAggagaggtgaagtcacttgccctTGGGGAGCAGTGAGCTGCTGTTTATTTCAAGTGCCATGCACTCcacagacattatttcatttagtcctcacaattaGTCTCTTAAACAAGAGTGCTCATCATCCCCATtgtacaaaagaggaaactgaggcacaaagagatgaagtcacttgcccgaggtcacataACTGGTACTCAGCAGGGTTAGGCATGGGCCCCTGGTCTGTCCAGTTCCGAGCCTAACTACTGCAAAGACAAGGGAAGAAAAGATTTTCCTCCTAACACAACTCATCAAAACATACTTTCTGGCTCTCACAAAATACAATCCTCTTCTGCAAATGCATTAAAGAACTACAAAAACACTACTTTTCTTCAATGTTACAAGTTATTTAGAATTGAACATTAGACTCTGAAGAAATTTGCTGATTGTTAACTGGCTGATTGTTTTATTATCTATTCTTTGATTTTATCCCCAGTGGCCATTATCATCCACCCTGCTGACTGGCAGCTTAGAGGTCCATCTTTGTTCAGTGCAAACTAGTCAGGGAACTAATAGAATTTTAGACTTGTGTTGTTCAATAGAGTAGCTACTTGTCAcagctatttacatttaaattaattacaacttaaaaatttttaattcttagtcACACTGaacacatttcaagtgctcaacagccacatgtgctTAGCAGCTACGGTACTTGATGGAATAtctatagaacatttccattattacAGGAAGTTCAAATGGACAGTGCTGCCTTAGATCCTGAGTGGTTTTTCTAGTTTAgtgtatttcaaatttttttaatcatacCCACAGTACGAATTGCAGTTAGCACTGTAAACCAGTTGAcatgtttgtgtatatacatacacgtATTTGTATGTGAAACAAAAAGTTCTCAAAACAATACTTACCCTTAATAAAGTGCAATGCACTCCAATATTTTCTAtcttattctatttctttcttccacttttaaaatttaaaagctggtCACACCCACTGAATGGATGAGCTCAGAAGAATGAACGCAATGGTTGAAATAAACAAATGCCTGAATGCCTTGAGACCTCGATAAACCCTATTCTGGTTTGCACTCCCTGTTTTATATAACCAAGAAGCTGAGACTCGGAGTGGGAGGAAAGTAACCCCTCATGGGCAGCCTAGTTTGGCTAAAAGCATGCAGGTTTTGGAGATAAATGGTCTGAGTTTCTAGGATGTGTAAAAATCATGGTTAAAATTATGTACAACTATCatacatcaatttttttaaaaactggaaaaaaacaaagccaaaatcaTAGTTAAAGGCTCAGGCCCTGAAGTAGGACAATCAGTTGGTAGATCTAACTCCTGACTCGGTTTCTAAACCTACCTGTACCTCCTCTGTACACTGAGCACAGTAACGCCTGCTGTGGAACGTCAGTGAGATCATGTATTGAAACACTTAACCTAATACTTTGGATCACAGGCCAATAAATGTTTGGCATCATTATTCTAATTCCAGCCCACccttttactagctgtgtgaccttgggtgtgttacttaacctccctgagcttgcttcctcatctacaaaaagaaataattattcctGTGCTGCTCAATTGTTAGGGAGCATTTGATGAGCTTATATATATGtacagtacttagcacagtgcttggcaatAGCAAGTGCCCAGTATCTTTCAATCTCTTCCTTCCCCTTATACTTCAAGTCATTTTGTCAATTGATACAGCCAATAGGAGACAAAAGAGGCTACCAGTGCAGGAGGCCCGAGTTCCAGTCCCAGCTGTGCCATCTGCTCACTATGAGAATATCAAGCCCtcgccctctctgagccttagttctcTTACCTGTGAAAAGTAAATGAGAGGAGGTGGGTAAAGTCCCTGACACACTATGGGAACTTAAAAATTGGAGTTCCTGTGGTTTTGGCAGTGGGGCCCGAGAGGCCCAAGGGAGATGGCAGAGGCAGCTGGgcctcctgggccctggggaaAGGAAGGGATGCGGACCTTCTGCACGTGGTTGATCTCATCATGCTTTCGTTTTTGGTTGCGAGTGATCTTGCGCTCAGGCTGCTCAGCCAGCTCGCTCAGGTACTTCTCTGAGTTCTTCTGCACAGCATCCTTCACTGTCTTGGTCAGCGCCAGTCGGTTCTTGTCTACCCACTCGTCCAGTCGCCGGTTAACTGTGAGGATGGGCCGTGAGGGTACTGCCCTGCCACCTCTCTCCCCCCAACCCAGGCCCAAAGGCACCAAGCCACTCACAGCCCACATAGTGTACATAGAACTCCTCTCGGCCCTCCTGGTCATTCACTCGAGACTGAATCACTTCAGCAGAATCTGTGAAGGCAAAAGGATAGGATCATCAGAAAGGAAGGTAAGGCTGGAATTATAGGAATCCTGCACACTGAGGAGCAGTTTCCAGATTCCAGGGCCACACCTAAGCTAACCTCACCTGTTCACATCCACCACTCTACTCAATCACTGccacaaccctgtga
This window contains:
- the KAT8 gene encoding histone acetyltransferase KAT8 isoform X1, whose amino-acid sequence is MAAQGSAAAVAAATTGVAGEGEPGPGENAAVEGTAPSPGGVSPPTPARGEPEVTVEIGETYLCRRPDSTWHSAEVIQSRVNDQEGREEFYVHYVGFNRRLDEWVDKNRLALTKTVKDAVQKNSEKYLSELAEQPERKITRNQKRKHDEINHVQKTYAEMDPTTAALEKEHEAITKVKYVDKIHIGNYEIDAWYFSPFPEDYGKQPKLWLCEYCLKYMKYEKSYRFHLGQCQWRQPPGKEIYRKSNISVYEVDGKDHKIYCQNLCLLAKLFLDHKTLYFDVEPFVFYILTEVDRQGAHIVGYFSKEKESPDGNNVACILTLPPYQRRGYGKFLIAFSYELSKLESTVGSPEKPLSDLGKLSYRSYWSWVLLEILRDFRGTLSIKDLSQMTSITQNDIISTLQSLNMVKYWKGQHVICVTPKLVEEHLKSAQYKKPPITGGETWLGPRAEQPGVSRPGLRPSPASPASSPHSGLCLPQVGTPQTQASQTLQEVSNLCPCCWTRASCPQPVNMYRPVPSFF
- the KAT8 gene encoding histone acetyltransferase KAT8 isoform X2; the encoded protein is MAAQGSAAAVAAATTGVAGEGEPGPGENAAVEGTAPSPGGVSPPTPARGEPEVTVEIGETYLCRRPDSTWHSAEVIQSRVNDQEGREEFYVHYVGFNRRLDEWVDKNRLALTKTVKDAVQKNSEKYLSELAEQPERKITRNQKRKHDEINHVQKTYAEMDPTTAALEKEHEAITKVKYVDKIHIGNYEIDAWYFSPFPEDYGKQPKLWLCEYCLKYMKYEKSYRFHLGQCQWRQPPGKEIYRKSNISVYEVDGKDHKIYCQNLCLLAKLFLDHKTLYFDVEPFVFYILTEVDRQGAHIVGYFSKEKESPDGNNVACILTLPPYQRRGYGKFLIAFSYELSKLESTVGSPEKPLSDLGKLSYRSYWSWVLLEILRDFRGTLSIKDLSQMTSITQNDIISTLQSLNMVKYWKGQHVICVTPKLVEEHLKSAQYKKPPITVDSVCLKWAPPKHKQVKLSKK